One window of Paenibacillus albicereus genomic DNA carries:
- a CDS encoding peroxiredoxin has product MPDLTLGELAPDFTLAASGADKPDVSLSDYRGRKVILYFYPKNNTPACTQESCDFRDGMPAFEGAGAAVLGISPDSVKSHGNFRAKHGLSFPLLSDPDHAAAEAYGVWQLKKLYGREYMGVVRSTFLIDEEGRLVREWRGVKVAGHAADVLLSLARP; this is encoded by the coding sequence ATGCCTGATCTCACGCTCGGCGAGCTTGCGCCGGACTTCACCCTGGCCGCCTCCGGAGCGGACAAGCCGGACGTATCGCTGTCCGACTACCGGGGCCGCAAGGTCATCCTGTACTTCTATCCGAAAAACAACACGCCGGCGTGCACGCAGGAATCGTGCGACTTCCGCGACGGTATGCCGGCGTTCGAAGGCGCGGGCGCGGCCGTCCTCGGCATCAGCCCGGACAGCGTCAAGTCGCACGGCAACTTCCGCGCCAAGCACGGCCTGAGCTTCCCGCTGCTGTCCGATCCGGACCATGCGGCGGCCGAGGCGTACGGCGTCTGGCAGCTCAAGAAGCTGTACGGCCGCGAGTACATGGGCGTCGTGCGCTCGACGTTCCTGATCGACGAGGAAGGACGCCTCGTCCGGGAATGGCGCGGCGTCAAGGTCGCCGGCCATGCCGCCGACGTGCTTCTAAGCCTCGCCCGCCCCTGA